The window AGGCAAAAAGGCCTCCAAAATGCCCGAAATCCGACCCAGGATTTTTCCAGGGTAATATTCTTTCCTAATATTAATTAAATACCTGTGAAAATGGAGGGAAGAACCCTGTGCCTGCCCGAAATGCCGATCATCTCATTCCTTTTCATAGGAACGGGCATTATACCAGAGCAGGCGCTTCTTGTCCCGGGCCCAGGCAGCAATGACTCCAACCTGGGCCACCAGTAACTGCTTCAGAGTGCCGGGTTCGCCGGTCAGGCGCAGGGAGAGCTCGCGCTCGAAATAATCGAGAAAACGTCCTGATGCCTGCCGGTTCAGGCGCACACCACCACGGGTGTCCTCCTCGAAATCCCTGGCCTGAATGATGCGGAGGTTGAGCAACCGCAAGACCATCCTGTCCATGCGGCAGCGGAACAACTCCTGGAGGTCCGCAACCAGGGATTCGTAGCTGTCCTGTCGACTATGGAGAATGCCGAGATAGGGGTTCAGGCCTCTGGTCCGCACCAGTACGTTCAGTTTGCAGAACAGAAGAAAGGAGGCAAAGTCCAATAGGGAGTTGTAGGGATCAGCCCGGCAATGACAGATCCTGGTCCGGGCCTGGAAAAATGTCTGTCCTTCCTCCTCCTGCACCAGGGAATTGACTGCCCGGAAGAGCAGTTTGGTGGCCCTGCCTTCATGACCCAGGACCTCGTTCAAATCTGCGCAATGGCTCAGGGCGATAAGGGTCTGCTCCAGTTTCGGGAGGAGTTCCCGAGCCTCCGGTTCCCGCCGTCCCTGGAGCCAGACCAGGTAGTTTTCTATTTTGGCGGTCACGAGCTCCGTAGCGATTTTCACCTGTTCTGTTGCGGACAGGGCAGCATGCTGATTGCTGTGCTCGGCAAGAAGATGGAAAAAATTACGGGAATCCGGTTTGAGAGTATTGACATAGAGACCGGCAGGCGAGCAGAAGGAGACCGGAATATGCTCTTGGGAGCAACGTTGCAGCAGGCGGGTGGACAGGGTATTGGCACCGAACAGAACAATGCCGCTGATACAATGAACAGGCAGGCGGGCCAGGACCTCTTTTCCCTTTCTGATGACAATGCTTTGGCTGTCAATGCCGAGAAAGGCGTACTGCTCCTGCACAAAAAGAGTCTTTTTCAGGGTGGTGCGCTCAACAAACTCCTCGTCTATCATGGCTCCGAATTCCAGGCCGAGAAAGGTGAAACCCATATCCAGCGGCTGGAGAATTGTCTTTTCCTCCTGCAAGGAAAGCCCCAGCGGCTCCAGCAGGATGCGGATATCAGCCAGTGCCACCTCGCCTTCAGTCGGGGAGCGGAGCATAATCACGAAATCATCACCATAGCGCACAACCCGATAGCCCATTGCAGCCAATTGCTCATCAAAATCATCCAGGTAGAGATTGGAGAGCAGCGGGGAAAGCGGGCTGCCCTGGAGCAGGCCTTTGTCACGGGGGATGATGCCTTCCGGTCCGGCAACCTGGGTTCGTATGCATTGCCGCAGAAGCTGGCGCATCCGGGTGTCGGCAAGGGGCAGGACGGCATCCAGCTTGTCCTCCAGATTTTGCCAGCAGATCTGGTCGAAAAAGGAGGCGATATCTGCTTTGAGCACGTAGCTGAATCCTTCGTGAAATGCCTCAATGATCCGTTTTTTGGCCATGTTGCGGGAACGGTGCGGTCGATAGCCAATGACTGCGTCGGTGAATAATTTGTCCAGGACCGGGCTGAGCAGGGTGTTGAGCAGGAAATGAATGAAATGGCCTTCTGCTGGCAGGATGGCGATACTGCGCAGGCTCCCGTCCTTTTTCGGAATACCGGCATGATGAGCTGGCCCGAGGTTCAGGCGCTGATCCAGCAGGGCCTGATGGAATTCCTCTTCCGCCTGTTCCGGAGCCAACAGCTCACCGGCAATATCGGTCTCGTGGTCACTCTGTTCCAGGAAGTCACGGCGCAGGCCGAGAAAGAGGGTGCGGTCAGTGAGCTGCGACTCAAAAAAAACACGGTTATGGATGAGCCGATAATGGCCCAGGCCAAAGGAGCTGCGTCTGCCGCTACTGATTTCTGAGCAGAGCAGGAGAAGGGGATAGACAGGGCTGATGTCGCCCCGGAGATAGAGAGGGCCGACGGTTCCGTTCAGATATTGTTTTCCCTGATTACTGCCGGAATCCCGTCGGCGTTCATAGTATTCCCAATAGCAGGAGAGCAACCGTAACCCGGCCCAGGTGGCCTCAATGCCGGGCAGGTGCAGATTGAAGGTCCGTTTGATCCGGGCCTCCAGCTTGCGGAAAAAGATGTCCCGGTCAATGAGATGGCGCTGGCTCCGCTCTTTGGGGGTAAAGGGCAAAGGCGTGATGAAATCCAGGCAGATTTCCTGTGCGTTGAGCAGGGGATTTTCTTGGAGCAGATCATTCAGGGAGCGGGGGCGGGCAGGCGCATGACTGTGCAGGGCAAAGTTGTTGCGGGGATTATTCAGGTGTTCGCTGAGTCCGCTGAGAAAGCGGGGGCCGATAGTGTTGTCGCTGCCCGGGAAGACCAGTTCCAGGGGATAGAGTGTGTTTTTGCGGATGCGCTCGTCCGGCGGTCCTTCCAAGGGGTGATAAAAATATTCATGATGTGCAATGCCTGCCCGTTTGGCAGCCTCTTTGCAAATGGCGGCAAACACAGCCAGAGGGTGCTGGCGGGCAAAGGTGTTGCGGGTGTTGCGCAGTTCGAGACGGAGAGTTTGCCAGGAAAGATCAAGCAGGGGCCGGAAACAGGGAAGGATTTCTTGCATGATCGGGAAGATAACTTTGCAATGAAATCAGACGATAAAGGCATAGCCGCTGTCCGGGGAAGGCGGGGCCGTGCCGATTTCACAACGTTTTGCCTGCTTGTTGAGATGATAGATCTGGAGGAAGCCGCTTTGCAGGTTCAGCTTTTCCAGTTCCTCTTCCAGCTTTGCCTTGCCGCTTGCTGAGAGGGAGCATTCAAAGACCGATTTCTGGACCCGGAAGCCGTATCCGCTCAGCACCTTGCTGACCCGGTTCCGTTCCCGTTGGTTGCTGATATCATAGGCGATCACGTATCGGCTGAAGTTGCTCATAGTATAAGGGGAGGGAGGGACACGGCATGCCGTGCCCCTCCTGTGTCATAACCCAGGACGTCCCGGAGTGTCATTGTGACATGACCGCAATTGTTTGTTTTTTGGTTCTGGGTCATAACCCAGGACGTCCCGGAGTGTCATTGTGACGCTACAAATTATATCTACCCAATACTACTAAAAACGTCATAACCCAGGACGTCCCGGAGTGTCATTGTGACAAATGGAGAAATAAAATGTTGCAGTTGCAAAAAAGTCATAACCCAGGACGTCCCGGAGTGTCATTGTGACTCTGCCTCTTTTTGTACCCATGAAATCAGTTCCTTGTCAAGCACTTTTTGTAGTACCTCCCTTCCCCAACCCCTTTTCACCTCCATTTTACCGGAGGTCCTACACTGTGTTGGTTTTGTCGAATAATAACGTAAACTCAATGAGATATTTATTTTCTAAAAAGTTAGTTTAACTGCTTGATTCAAAAGGGTTTCCTGAAGAATTTTTCTGAAAAAGGCTCATTTTTCCCTTTGGCAGGCAAAAAGGCCGTCAAAATGCCCGGAATCCGACCCAGGATTTTTTGACGCCAAGAATATAACAGAACATTAAATAGATTGTCCTTAAAAACTCTCAGCGCGCTGATTTTAAATGAAAAAGTTATAAAAATATTGTAAAATATGCATACTTTTGACGTTCACCCCTCATAAGGCATGCACATGATCAGGTACACCAGTGACAGACAGCTTACACTTGAAGGATTCAGCCTTCCCTTTGGAGGCAAACTGAACCCTGACAACAGATGGATCAAATGGCATAAAGTTATTCCGTGGGATGAGTTCGCCATCAGATATTACCGAACATTGGACCCGCGTCAGGGGCGACCTGCCAAAAATGCCAGATTGGTGATCGGCGCGTTAATCATTAAACATAAGCTGACGCTCAGTGACGAAGAAACCGTACTCCAGATTCAGGAGAACCCCTATCTTCAGTATTTTGTTGGGTTTTCTTCTTTTCAAGACAAGCAACCTCTAGCTCCGAGCCTGTTTGTTGAGATTCGAAAACGGATGGGAAAGGATGTCTTTTCTGCGTTTGAAGAAGTGATTTTGGAAAAACTTGCTCTCTCAAAGAAAAGTACGACAAATGAAGATGAAAAAGAGGATAAGGGTGAGGAAGAGCCCGTTGAAAATAAGGGGAAAATGCTTGTCGATGCAACGGTTGCTGAGCAAGCGATTCGTTACCCGACTGATCTGAGTTTACTCAACGAAGCTCGTGAGATTTCCGAGCAGCTGATTGATGATCTGTACAAACAGAGTGGCTACCCCAAAAAGCCCAGGACATATCGGAGAGTTGCTCGCAAAAACTACCTGAATCTGGCTAAAAAAAGAAACCAGGCAAAAAAATCTGCGGCGCGGACTTCGGCAGCAATTACAGTACGTCCGAAGAAATTTACGATATATTGATGAGTTGCTTGATAATGTTGGATCGGCACCTTTTCCACTTCCCCATCAGCAACAACGACAGTATTGGATCATTCAGCATGTGTATCGCCAGCAGGATGAGATGTACAAAAAACGAAAACGACGCTGCGATGACCGAATTGTTTCCATTGCCCAACCTCATGTACGACCAATAGTTCGTGGGAAAGCAGGTAAAAATGTGGAGTTCGGTGCCAAACTCAGCGTGAGCATGGTCGATGGTTTGGCTTTTGTCGATCATATTGGTTGGGATGCCTTCAACGAAGGCACGGATTTGCAGGCGCAGGTGGAAAACTACAAACGCCGAAATGGCTACTATCCTGCTGCAGTGCTTGCTGATCAAATTTACGGAACAAGAGAAAATCGTAAATATCTCAAAGAGAAAGGCATTCGATTTGGTGGTAAACGAATGGGCAGGTCCCCGAAAGAGACAGAAGAAAACAAAGAACGTCTTCGGGAACTGAAAGCACAACGGATTCGGGATAGTCGAGAACGGATCCCCATTGAGGGAAATTTGGCCAAGGAAAAAACGGCTACCGACTCAACTACATCCGGGCAAAACTTCAGAGAACCTCTGAAGCATGGATTAACTGTATTTTCCTGGTCATGAATCTGATGGTTCTGCTCAGGAAGTTGCAGGAACAGCTTGAAAATTTATATCTTTCACGGTTTTTACTTTTACGCAGCCAGCTGAATCATATTAGCGCTCGATTTTTTGCGTTCTTTGAGCAAATGCCAAGGCAAGTCCTGCAGTATTGCCTGTATGAGAGGTTGGCTTTTTGAGGATGCTCTAAATAAATAGCTATTAAATAGAGGTTAAGGGAGGCAGCAGGAAAGAACTCTCCCTATTTCGGTTGAGAGCTGGAGGGGCAAGACCTGCGTGTCTGCCCGGTATAACGGGGTGGACTCATTTTTCTCCTCGCAGGCCTTGGCAAATCAGGCTATTGTCTTGTTTTCATAAGACCTGAAGAAACCCCGGCCCCTTGAACATCACATAGAGGGGAAGCCGCCCAACCCAAATTTTACAGCATTGAGAGGAGAGCATGAGTAAGCGCGAAGAAACAGCGTCCTTCCACCTGACGCTGTTTGCCGTCTATAAAAGAGTTGATAAACACCCGGAGCCGACCTTTCTCTATACTAATAGAGAAGGCGAATCACGCAACCTTCCTTTTTTGCAGCCAGAAGAGGATAATCGTAAGGCGGTGAAAAGTGCTCTGCACCGACTCCAGCCCCTTGCCCGCCGTATTTTTTCCGCAGACAGGCATGTTTTTTACAGTCTGCCCAAAGAGCTGGCTGATGCATTGGGGCAGGTTTGGCATCTTGGCAATGATGAGCTCCCCCTCCGCTTTACCGGGGCCGGTGGCGTCAGGATGGAGGAGGATTATCTGCTGCTGTATCTTGAGGTGCAGCCTCATCTTCCTGTGATGAATACGAAAGCTCTTGCTGAGACATCAGTGCGCTTATGTAACAGGCTTTCCTATGCCGGGCAGCTGCATGGTCCGGCAAAAAAGGTCAATATACCGAAGAACAGCCTGTTAACAAGGTCTTTTCGTGATGAAAAGGATGAGCAGGTCGCGCAGCGCCATTTTCAGGGGAATTCAAGCAAGGAAACATTGGAACAGCCGCTGATCAAGGGGCTGTTAGGCGAGACCCTCGCGCTTGAGGATATGTTTGCCACCATTGCCGGACCTGGCTGGGAGTCCATGCTCGGTGACCGCTTCCTGCTTAATTCCCTGTTGGTCACGCCGACGGATGAAGAGGTTCCAGAATGCAACAGCAGAGAACAGGACGATCTCATTCGGCGGGCCAGAGGTATGAGTTGGTCCTACCATCCCCCGGCAGCTGAAGATCTGGCAGGGCATGTTATTCCGGTGCGGACCTTCAGGAATATCCTCTTTATGGCAGCGAATGAGGGGGTTGCCGGTCATGTTAAGCCTGCTCCAGGCCAGGACTTTCTTTGTCATCAGTTTTCTGCCCGTTACCGGACTGAATATATGCTGCTTTTTATTCTGGCTGTATATCAACATTATCGTCTTGCAGCCATGCTCTATACATGTGTGCAAGGTATAGAGGAGCAGGGCGGTAAAGGAGACAAAGGAGAGGGAGGCGATATGGAGTATTTGCGTTGGCTGCGTAAAGAGTTGGTGCTCCATGAATTGCAATATATCAATACCCAGCCAGCCTTTTTGACCAATTACCAGCAGTATTATTGCGGGCTGCGGCAGGGCCTGCACACGGAAGCACTGGTTGTGAAATTACGCCATACCTTGACCGAGCTGGATATTTTGTTGGCCGCAGAAGAACAGCGTAGGGAGGAAAGAGAGCAGCATGCGAAAAAAGCTCAGAAGCGGCGGGACGAAAACGCCAAGATGCTTTTGGCAATGATCGCTGAAGCCTTTGCTTTGCCATACTATTTGTACAGCTTTTTGGTACATGCCTTCCATCTTAAGGAGGATGGTTGGTGTATTTGGGTGGCCTTAGCCTTTACAGGCTTGGTGACTTGGACTGTTGTGAACAATACTTGGCGGATGATGAGAGGAAAAGAGCCTTGGTCTGCTGTGCAGCGGTTGTTTCAGCGAGAAAGCTAGGTAAACGAAAATACATTTGAAAATACATTTAAAACACCACCAGTTCTTGTTGAACTGGTGGTGCCGATGTTCTCATGGATAGTAGTAGTACCTCGGTGGTGGGGGCACAGGAGTGATAACTCTCGGTGCCGGGACCACAACGGGTCGGCGATACACTCTTGCTGGGGGGTGGTGATACGCTCTTGGTGCTCTTACCGCAGGATAAGGCATTGGTGGCGGAGGGATGTAACATCCGCCGAGCAGAAATGCCAGTGCTGTCAGAGTGAAAAGTATAGCTATCTTTTTCATGGTGTCATCTATTAGGTGAAGAGGAATCCCTTATTTTCCCAGAAATCTTCTAAGTAACAAAGCGTATATGTTGTTGTTATTTTGAAGTTTGGCTCCGGCCACAGGCCGGGAGAGCGCTTTCCAATGGAAGAAAAGGGCTTCATGTTAATCCCACTATACCCTATTAATATGGGTATGGGCATACCGGTTTGTAGACTGGCGGGCAATCACAGCTTGGCTTCGGTTTACACTCAGGTTTCTTCTCTTCTTTTTTCTTCTCTTCTTCTTTCTTTTTCGTAATGTCTACGTTGACCTTGATCGGTGGCGGACATTGGGCTCCCTTATAAGCGTAACCACGATAGTATGGGCCATACGGAGAAACGTAGCAACCACTAAGGATAGTTGCCGCAACAGCCAAGGAAAGAAAGATACTCAGTTTTTTCATGATGTTTTTTTACCTCTTTTTTTGGGGATGGCAGAAATAAATCGGTCCACTTATACATACAACCGATTTTAGTTACCTGTTGTGCAATACAAAATGTTTTCCGTGCTGTCTGGATACAACCCCTTGTTGTGCCTTAGGGGCAACAAGAGGTAGGGGGCGGACAGCAAGCCGGTTTAGGTTTCGGTTTCGGTTTCGGTAATGGTGGAGGGCAATTGCCACTACCATATCGAGGAGCTGAACCATATTTAGAATATGATGAGCGTACCATTGCTGAAGGGGTATATGTTGTTGAGGGAACAACATATCGAGGCATTGACGTCGTGACGACAGAGGGAACTGTCATCCTGGTTACTGGTCTCGTTATAGTTGTTGATGGATAGCTGTAGCGTTTGCTGATATAGCTTGATGGTGCAATGTAGCTTCTCCCCATTGAGCGAACTATAGGGGCAGGCTGTACTATAGAGGAGTAGGGACGAGTAATTGGTGTAGATGTTCTAACCACCACAGGTGCGTAGGTGCGGGTGACGGTCCTGGAGTTTCGAATCACAGGCGTATAATTGCGAGTAACCGGTTGAGACCTCCGAATCACAGGTGTATAAGTGCGAGTAACCGGTTGAGACCTTCGAATTACAGGTGTATAGGTCCGGGAAATTGGCTTAGACCTCCGAATCACAGGCGTATAAGTGCGAGTAACCGGCTTAGACCTCCGAACCACTGGCGCGTAGGTACGTGTAACAGGCCGGGAAGAGCGAACAACTGGATCAGATACATATGTACGCCGTACAGGGACCGCTACTCTGTTTCCTGTATGGGTTGTCGTGGAAACGCTCTGCGTTGTCGATGTGAACGTATGCACCGTCTGCGACGTTGGACCTGAATATCCGCATGCTGTTACCAGTCCAGCAGCAAGTACTGAGGTGAGTAACGAGGTTATCTTCATGAGTTCTTCATCTCCTGAATAATATAATATTCGGTTTTGTACAGTTAGTAGCGATAGGGATACCCTTCACCATAATAGGTGGAAGTTTGGACGGATTGTGTTGATGTTGAGTAGGTATGTACTACCCGTGATGTCGGGGGCGCGTAATAACATCCGCTCAATAAGAAAGCGGTAAGGGCGAATACAATCAACATGAGTCCTGGTTTTTTCATAACATCCCCACTTTCTAAAAAAATTATCTGTGCAATATGATTAAGTTTCCTGTTTTTTCTCTTCTTCTTATTGGGATACTATAGGAAAATCTTTAAATACTCAAGTTTTTTCTTGGCTATATTTGTCTGAACAGCTTGTTTTTTCCTGTTTTCTTCGGTGCTTTGCTGTGATTTTGAGGCTCAGTAAGTAGCAGATCGTCGCAATAAGAATAATAACTGAACCGCTGGGTAGATCGAAAGAAAAGCTTACTCCAAGGCCACTTACTATGAACAGGGAAGAGAGAAGAACAGCCAGTCCCATCATTTGCCGGATACCTGAAGCGAGGTTGCCTGCAATGGCCGCGGGTAGGGTCAGCAGGGCTATTACCATAATAATGCCGACGATGCGGACAAGCAGGACTATGGTCAAGGCGGTCAGGCAGAGGAGCAGGAGGTAGAGCCAGCGGGTATGGACCCCTCTGAGCTGGGTGTATTCCTCGTCGAAACAGAGCGCAACCAGCTTATTGTAAAAAATTCCGACTACGGACAGGATAACAAGATCCAGCAGGATAACAAAATAGATGTCCTCTTTACTAATAAGTAGGATATTACCGAAGAGGTAGGACATGGGGTCAAAATAGCCTGGGGTCGCAGCGATAAACAGAAAGCCTATGGACATGCCGCCTGCCCAAAGCGCCCCAATAATGGAATCTTCCCGTTGTCCTGTTTTTTTGCTTACCCGAGCCAAAATTAATGCAGCGAGCAGGGCGACAATGGCTGCGCCTCGGACAGGGGTGATCCAGGGGATACCAACTACATTCTGGAGGTAAAGGCCTCCCCCTATACCGGCCAATACGCAATGGGAAATAGCTCCGGCAATATAGCTGATTCGGCGTACCACCACAAAGGTTCCGATAATACCAAAGGAAACAGAGGCAAGCAGGCCTGTAATCAGGGCATAGCGCAGAAAGGGCAGGTCAGGATCAAGGAGAGCGGCCAAGAGTTCAGTCATGTTCATGCCCTCCGGTGCCGCAGCGATGATCATGGCGGATCATGCGCAGGTCGCCTCCGTACATATCGCGGAGCAGTTCGCCGGTCAACTCGCTGGTTGGGTGGACATACACTTGATTATTGACGCAGATTATCCGTTGGAAAAAGGTAGGGGAAACCCCTATTTCATGGGTCACCATAAGGATGATCATGTTTTTATTCAGTTCTGCAAGCAGAGAGAACAGCTGCTCCTCGGACTGGCTATCCAGGCTGGCTGTGGGTTCATCAAGAATGAGAATATCCCCTTCAGCCGCCAGAGCACGGGCAATGAGGACCCGCTGTCGCTGGCCTCCTGAGAGGGCTGAAAAAGAGCGCTTGCACAGACCTGCCAGATTTACCGCTGCCAGAGCCTCCTGGGCAACTTCCTTGTCATGTCGTGTGTAGCGACCACTGAAGGTGCTCCCGAGCCGCCCCATGCAGACCACCTCCAGGACCGAGATGGGATAACTTGGATCGTAGCGGGCATACTGCGGGACATAGCCTATCCGGGTACGTTCCTGCTCAGGTGTATTGCCGTAGACCCGGACCGTTCCTCGGTCCGGGCTGATCAGGCCGAGAATCAGCTTGATCAGGGTTGTTTTCCCACCGCCATTTGGGCCGACGATGGAGGCAGAGTCCCCAGGAAAAATGTCCAGATGAACATCGGTGAGTACCCGAATATCATCATAGGAATAGCTGAGGTTCCTGAGCTGGATAGCGGCATCTGCCATAATATATTGGGTCCTTACCTGGTGGAGAGGGCTGACTGTATGGCCTCGGCCATGCGTCTGAGGTTCAGTTCGATATCTTCCGCTAAGGGATCCAGCACCGCCAGCTTGCCCTTGATGGCCTGAGCAACGGTCTGGGCATTTCTTCGGTCAAATTGGGGTTGGACAAAGAGGACCTTAATTTTATCAGCCTTTGCATGTTTGACTAAGGCATAGAGCTGTTTCGGGGAGGGGGCTTTTCCTTCGATCTCCACCGCCTCCTGATGCAACCCGTAAGCATGGGCAAAATAGCCGAATGCGGGATGAAAAACAAAGAATGTTGCTCCCTGAAACGGAGCAAGCTGCTGGGTGATTTCCTGATGGAGCAGGGTTAGTTTTTCCTGCAGGATGCTGAAGTTTTGTTGGTAGGTGGGGGCATGTTCCTGGTCGGCTGCGACCAGAGCTTTTGTCATGACAGTCGCCATTTTCTCTAAATTTTGCGGGTTGAGCCAGACATGCGGATCTGCATTTTTTTCAAGATGCTTAATTTTTTCGTGCCTGTGTTTGTCATGTTCTTCGTGCTTTCCTTCTTCATGATGATGCTCTGCTATGGCGATCCTTTTGATGTCCGCTGTTATGTCGATGAGCTGGAGGCTCTTTGCATCATTGCTTTTTATTTTTCGAGCGATTTCTCGCTCAAAGGGCATGCCAAGGGTAAAGTAGAGCCGGGAGCGAAAAAGAGCTGTCATTTTGTCCGGGCTTGGCTGGTAGGTGTGCGGTTCCTGGCCTTTGTCCAACAAAACCTGGGTACTGACAAGGTCTCCGCCGAGTTGTTTGACCAGCCATTTTTGTGGGGCAATGGAAACGAAAACCGGCAGCGGCTCTGCGTGGGCTGGAAGCGTAACGGTTACGAGAAGAAATAAAAAAGTCAGTGTAAAGGTTCTTGTTTTTATAAGCATTTTGTAGAAGAAAGGGAGGGTATGAGCAAGGGTATCGTTATGTCATTATGGGTGATCCCGACAGAATCGGGATAGGTTGGGAGAGATTATACATGAAATAAGAGGTGGTGTCATCTTTTGTGCTTTGGCGGGTACGGGGCGAGGAGATTTTTACGGTGAGATAGGAGGGTAGTAGTGGAGGGTTTTGAAGTGCGGTTGTCAGTGCGAAAGCCAGGCAACCAGCTCAAACTGCTGCACGGTTGCTTTATCTCTGCGCCATATCCTCCAGACGGTGCGGCTGTGGCGGACAGGGTAATAAAGGGCTCTTCGCATATTAGTGGGGAAAGGTGCTCGCGTAATTCAGGCTCTCAATCCCGGAATATTGTATCACCTGTCGCGATAATCCTTCGTTACGGCTTGTGAACGCATAATGTTTGGAGAGAGCAGTTAAACGAAAAAGGCTTTTCTCCCCACTAATCTGCGATGAGCCGAAAAACATTGCAGTATGTACAATGCAGCCATATAATGAAGCACGAACTATACATACAATACATCCAGGAGACCCTATGCGAACAACATTAAATATTGATGACGCATTATTTGAAGAAGCCCGGCTTCTCACAGGTATTACAGAAAAAACCGCCCTTGTGCGCAACGGTCTTCAGGCACTGATCGCACGGGAAAGCAGTCGTCGTCTCGCCCGCCTCGGCGGGAGCGAACCAAGGCTGAAAAATATACCCCGGCGGCAGCCGGAGTAGCAGTCATGATTCTGGCGGATACATTCGTGTGGATCGACCACCTGCGCAAGACGGATGACCTGCTGGTGTCGCTGCTCAACTCCGCGCAAGTCGCCATTCATCCTTTTATCATCGGCGAACTGGCCTGCGGCAATCTCAAAAATCGAACCGAACTGCTCGCCCTGCTCAAAAGACTCCCGGTGGTTCAACCCGCCCGGCAGGAAGAAGTGCTGTATTTTATTGAACACAATCAGCTCATGGGCCGGGGCATCGGATTTATTGATGCCCATCTTCTCGCCTCTCTTGCCTTGAGCAGCCATACCCTGCTTTGGACACGCGACAAACGCCTCGCCCTTGCAGCTCAACAGCTCGGCATAGCGTTCAATGAAAATTGACTGCCTCCTTCATCTCCTGCAGTCTCCACCGAGTTGTTTGACCAGCCATTTTTGTGGGGCAATGGAAACGAAAATCGGCAGCAGCTCTGCGTGGGCTGGAAGCACTGTGGCTATGAGAAGGAGTAAGCTCGTCAGGATAAAGGTCTGCGTTTTGGATTGCATTGTCGTAAAAACAAGAAGAAGGAAAGTGATATTTACTCTCCCTGTGGAAAAATAAGGGAGACTACAGGAGGAGTTATGCCTTAAAGAAGAGCCTATGTCACCTCTTGCGATGTTTGTTCCGTTTTTGTTGGAATATCTTGAGCAGTCCGATCAAGGTCTTCACCAGAAGAAAGGATACTGTCGGTAAGTTCTCCCTTGCCCGTCCCAATATGGAGGGTCCGTTGGGGAAAGGGGATCTCAATGCCGTGCTCTTTAAAGGCCACATGGATCATCTTGAGCAGGTTATGGGTCTGGACTCCTCGCTGGGCCGGTTCCTCGACCCAGACGAGCAGTTGCAGGTGGATGGCTGATTCCCCGAAGCTACGCACCCTGACTCTGGGCTCTGGTTTCGTGACTAAGGCGGTGTTTGACTCTGCCACTTGCAGGAGTACCTTTTCCACCTCGCGAAGATTACTGGCATAGCTCACGCCGACATCAATGCGGATTCGGTAATTGACATCAGGAGCGGACTCATTGATGATTTTACTGGTCGACATGATGGAGTTGGGTATAGTGATCATCACGTCGTCTCTGGTTTTGATCTTGGTGGAGCGAATACCCAGCTCCACGACCTCACCACGTTCTCCGGTTCCGAGGATTATATAATCACCCACCTTATACGCAGCATCAGTGAACAAGGCAATGCCGCCGAAGAAGTTAGCCAGGGTATCCTTGGCTGCCAGGGCAATGGCGATACCGACAATACCGGCTGAGGCAAACAACGGGGTCAGATTGACCTCCCAGATAATCAAGCCCCAGATAATTCCGATAAAAAGAAGAATAATCCGAGAAATATTCTTCAGCATGTAGAACCTGGTTCTGTCAAATTTCCGTAGCGCCCAGCCGGAATTATTTTCGTTCATGACAGTGATTTCCCGAATCAGGGAGATCCACCAGACAACGAGAATCAGGGTTTTGATCAGATTGGGCAGGGCGGTATTCCAGGGCGGGGCAAAGGCTGGTTCC is drawn from Candidatus Electrothrix aestuarii and contains these coding sequences:
- the cas2 gene encoding CRISPR-associated endonuclease Cas2, which translates into the protein MSNFSRYVIAYDISNQRERNRVSKVLSGYGFRVQKSVFECSLSASGKAKLEEELEKLNLQSGFLQIYHLNKQAKRCEIGTAPPSPDSGYAFIV
- the cas1 gene encoding CRISPR-associated endonuclease Cas1, with the translated sequence MQEILPCFRPLLDLSWQTLRLELRNTRNTFARQHPLAVFAAICKEAAKRAGIAHHEYFYHPLEGPPDERIRKNTLYPLELVFPGSDNTIGPRFLSGLSEHLNNPRNNFALHSHAPARPRSLNDLLQENPLLNAQEICLDFITPLPFTPKERSQRHLIDRDIFFRKLEARIKRTFNLHLPGIEATWAGLRLLSCYWEYYERRRDSGSNQGKQYLNGTVGPLYLRGDISPVYPLLLLCSEISSGRRSSFGLGHYRLIHNRVFFESQLTDRTLFLGLRRDFLEQSDHETDIAGELLAPEQAEEEFHQALLDQRLNLGPAHHAGIPKKDGSLRSIAILPAEGHFIHFLLNTLLSPVLDKLFTDAVIGYRPHRSRNMAKKRIIEAFHEGFSYVLKADIASFFDQICWQNLEDKLDAVLPLADTRMRQLLRQCIRTQVAGPEGIIPRDKGLLQGSPLSPLLSNLYLDDFDEQLAAMGYRVVRYGDDFVIMLRSPTEGEVALADIRILLEPLGLSLQEEKTILQPLDMGFTFLGLEFGAMIDEEFVERTTLKKTLFVQEQYAFLGIDSQSIVIRKGKEVLARLPVHCISGIVLFGANTLSTRLLQRCSQEHIPVSFCSPAGLYVNTLKPDSRNFFHLLAEHSNQHAALSATEQVKIATELVTAKIENYLVWLQGRREPEARELLPKLEQTLIALSHCADLNEVLGHEGRATKLLFRAVNSLVQEEEGQTFFQARTRICHCRADPYNSLLDFASFLLFCKLNVLVRTRGLNPYLGILHSRQDSYESLVADLQELFRCRMDRMVLRLLNLRIIQARDFEEDTRGGVRLNRQASGRFLDYFERELSLRLTGEPGTLKQLLVAQVGVIAAWARDKKRLLWYNARSYEKE
- a CDS encoding ABC transporter ATP-binding protein, whose amino-acid sequence is MADAAIQLRNLSYSYDDIRVLTDVHLDIFPGDSASIVGPNGGGKTTLIKLILGLISPDRGTVRVYGNTPEQERTRIGYVPQYARYDPSYPISVLEVVCMGRLGSTFSGRYTRHDKEVAQEALAAVNLAGLCKRSFSALSGGQRQRVLIARALAAEGDILILDEPTASLDSQSEEQLFSLLAELNKNMIILMVTHEIGVSPTFFQRIICVNNQVYVHPTSELTGELLRDMYGGDLRMIRHDHRCGTGGHEHD
- a CDS encoding metal ABC transporter permease, which encodes MTELLAALLDPDLPFLRYALITGLLASVSFGIIGTFVVVRRISYIAGAISHCVLAGIGGGLYLQNVVGIPWITPVRGAAIVALLAALILARVSKKTGQREDSIIGALWAGGMSIGFLFIAATPGYFDPMSYLFGNILLISKEDIYFVILLDLVILSVVGIFYNKLVALCFDEEYTQLRGVHTRWLYLLLLCLTALTIVLLVRIVGIIMVIALLTLPAAIAGNLASGIRQMMGLAVLLSSLFIVSGLGVSFSFDLPSGSVIILIATICYLLSLKITAKHRRKQEKTSCSDKYSQEKT
- a CDS encoding zinc ABC transporter substrate-binding protein, yielding MLIKTRTFTLTFLFLLVTVTLPAHAEPLPVFVSIAPQKWLVKQLGGDLVSTQVLLDKGQEPHTYQPSPDKMTALFRSRLYFTLGMPFEREIARKIKSNDAKSLQLIDITADIKRIAIAEHHHEEGKHEEHDKHRHEKIKHLEKNADPHVWLNPQNLEKMATVMTKALVAADQEHAPTYQQNFSILQEKLTLLHQEITQQLAPFQGATFFVFHPAFGYFAHAYGLHQEAVEIEGKAPSPKQLYALVKHAKADKIKVLFVQPQFDRRNAQTVAQAIKGKLAVLDPLAEDIELNLRRMAEAIQSALSTR